One Bythopirellula goksoeyrii genomic window, GCGAACAACCATTATCCCACCCTGTCAATGGACGACATTCTCGCCGAGCCGGTCAAGGAATTGGTAGGCCCCTCAGGTCATTTGCATTTATGGTGTCCCGCGAGCTTTCTCGAGGAAGGTTTGGCCGTGATCAAAGCATGGGGGTTTGTCTACAAGAGTTACTTCGTGTGGATCAAAGAAACCATCGGCACGGGAAACTACTACCGCCGTGCCGATGAACTGATGCTCTTTGGGAACCGCACCCTCAACAACGATCAAGAAATGTTGCTGCTGGGAACTCGCGGGGGTGAAGGGTTCTTGGATCATACCGTGCGGAGCTGGCAAAAATACCCACGTCGTGAACACAGCCGCAAACCAGACGAAGTGCGCGAGATGGTGGAAAAAGTCAGCCCGGGACCTTATCTGGAGTTGTATTCCCGGTCCCAACCCAAACGTGGCTGGACGCACTACGGCAATCAAATCGTCCGCAGCTAGCCAGCAAGACAATATGAATCGTGTCGAATTGCGAGAGACCTACCATGTTGCTCACCGTCAAACAGGTTCAACAGCGACTCAATGTCTCCCACGCATTGATCTATCGCCTGGTGCAGCAAGGCGAGCTTGCCAGTCACCGCATCGGCTCCTCCATCCGCATTTCGGAGGAGGATCTGCAAGCGTACCTGCAACGCGCCAAGACACACCCTCACCAGCCATACCCACCGAGCGTCAGCCAGGTCGCACTGAAGCATCTCCAGATCCCGAATTGATCCTCATGGAAAAACCGGACGAACGTCGGCGAGTCGAGAGAGGCGATAGGGATCGCATTTGCCAGCGGTCCGCAGAGCGAGAACCCTTGGTCCCGGCGAGCAAAGCGGGGGACCACTACCAGCGGAATGCGGATATCACGGCTGCTGGCCAGGCGATTGTCCAAGTGTTAGCGAGTGAAAAGACGCTGATGGAGGGAGAATCCTGGCCCGCGATGCGGCTGCCTGAGAAACGCACGCTGTTGAATCGGCTTTGTCAGCGGATTGCGAATCAGACCGAGCAACCTCCCCTGCGCGGGGAAATCGGCCCCACGGGCAGATCCAATTCGTACCTGCAATACGGTGGGCCACAAGTCGTGGGGAGAATTTCAGTCGCCTTGAGCAAGAGCCGCGAAGACTTTGGCTCGGAGATCGCACGACTCCATGTGTTTCACTACCAGCAATCCAAACTCCAAGATCCAGCCTATGCCGACAGTCAGGAAGGCCTCGAAGTCTCGAGGGCTGCGTCGGTGGGGGGCAATCTGGGTGACAAAAGAACGTACCTTCTCACCGTGCAAGCGACGCGGATCGGTGGCGATGCCGCACGGGCCATCGCTACGGGTAAACTGATCAAGGCCCCAGTTGCTCCAGCAAAGACGCCTCCAGAACAGCCTGCTAAGAAACGGAGCACCCACCAAGTCCTTCCGCAAAAGAGCATGGAGGACCGCCGTCTTGACATGGTCAACGTCCTCTTTGGTGATCCGCGTA contains:
- a CDS encoding helix-turn-helix domain-containing protein; the protein is MLLTVKQVQQRLNVSHALIYRLVQQGELASHRIGSSIRISEEDLQAYLQRAKTHPHQPYPPSVSQVALKHLQIPN